Proteins encoded together in one Streptomyces sp. B1I3 window:
- a CDS encoding DUF4429 domain-containing protein, whose translation MADIITRDGTWQFDGDSVRIVPGGRVHPVRQDLGEFAVPLQAVAGISFEPDRKGGRLRLRLRTGACPVLRAADGRLRDACDPYQLAVEKDRTGVAEYLVDEVRNALLIEQVPDGPVDGFLLPGPSVPVSGGGGDGTASFDGETVRLVWNWKAEDAKSSGGAVSFPVAEVTGVRWVPSIGLENGFLRFDRGGVTSSLPPKFDPYALDLWGLSKREYTAVLVAAAVLVRMPAARTGAKPLVLPAPQGGAGPAAGTGSSTAAAVPDDQDVLLRRLRELGELHEAGILTDEEFTTAKQAVLQRL comes from the coding sequence ATGGCGGACATCATCACGCGCGACGGAACGTGGCAGTTCGACGGTGACTCGGTACGCATCGTGCCCGGCGGCAGGGTTCATCCGGTGCGGCAGGACCTCGGCGAGTTCGCCGTCCCGCTGCAGGCCGTGGCGGGCATATCGTTCGAGCCCGACCGCAAGGGGGGCCGCCTGCGGCTGCGCCTGCGCACCGGCGCGTGCCCGGTCCTGCGCGCCGCGGACGGCCGGCTCAGGGACGCCTGCGACCCGTATCAGCTCGCCGTCGAGAAGGACCGCACGGGCGTGGCCGAATACCTCGTGGACGAGGTGCGCAACGCCCTCCTGATCGAGCAGGTGCCCGACGGGCCGGTGGACGGCTTCCTGCTCCCCGGCCCGTCGGTACCCGTGTCCGGGGGCGGCGGGGACGGTACGGCGTCCTTCGACGGGGAGACGGTCCGGCTCGTCTGGAACTGGAAGGCCGAGGACGCGAAGTCCTCGGGTGGCGCGGTGTCCTTTCCCGTGGCGGAGGTGACGGGGGTCCGCTGGGTGCCCTCCATCGGGCTGGAGAACGGCTTCCTGCGCTTCGACCGGGGTGGTGTCACCTCCTCCCTGCCGCCCAAGTTCGATCCGTACGCGCTGGACCTGTGGGGGCTGTCCAAGCGCGAGTACACCGCCGTGCTGGTGGCGGCCGCCGTACTCGTGCGGATGCCCGCCGCGCGGACGGGAGCGAAGCCCCTCGTCCTGCCCGCCCCCCAGGGCGGCGCCGGGCCTGCCGCCGGCACCGGCAGCAGCACGGCGGCGGCGGTTCCCGACGATCAGGACGTCCTGCTGCGCCGGCTGCGCGAGCTCGGCGAGCTGCACGAGGCGGGCATCCTCACCGACGAGGAGTTCACCACCGCGAAACAGGCGGTTCTGCAGCGTCTGTGA
- a CDS encoding ABC transporter substrate-binding protein → MPHVRTTSLSRRGLLAAGGAVGLGAVLAACGDDSTKESGSDTGAAKSGPWSFKDDRGLTAKAGSVPKNIVAFIGVAAALHDYGIEVKGVFGPTKTADGKPDVQAGDLDISKVEVLGNVWGEFNVEKYTGLAPELLVTAMWEKDALWYVPDQSKDKILKLAPSVALWAAQTTVPKAIQRHEDLAVSLGADVEAKTVTDAKARFEKAAARLRAAAKSQPNIKVMVGSASQDLFYVSLAKTSADTLYFQELGVRFVEPKVNAAGFFEELSWENVDKYEADIIMMDNRSSALQPDALTSKPTWAQLPAVKAGQVVPRTTEPIYSYAKCAPILEDLAEAIEKAKKVS, encoded by the coding sequence ATGCCCCACGTCCGGACCACCTCCCTTTCCCGCCGCGGCCTGCTGGCCGCCGGTGGAGCCGTCGGCCTCGGGGCCGTACTCGCCGCGTGCGGTGACGACTCCACGAAGGAGTCCGGCTCGGACACCGGCGCCGCGAAGTCCGGCCCCTGGAGCTTCAAGGACGACCGCGGACTGACCGCGAAGGCCGGCTCCGTGCCGAAGAACATCGTCGCCTTCATCGGCGTCGCCGCCGCTCTTCACGACTACGGCATCGAGGTCAAGGGCGTCTTCGGCCCGACGAAGACCGCGGACGGCAAGCCGGACGTCCAGGCAGGCGACCTCGACATCAGCAAGGTCGAGGTGCTCGGCAACGTCTGGGGCGAGTTCAACGTCGAGAAGTACACCGGTCTCGCACCGGAGCTGCTCGTCACCGCCATGTGGGAGAAGGACGCCCTCTGGTACGTGCCGGACCAGTCCAAGGACAAGATCCTCAAGCTGGCCCCGAGCGTCGCCCTGTGGGCCGCGCAGACCACTGTCCCCAAGGCGATCCAGCGCCACGAGGACCTCGCCGTCTCCCTCGGCGCCGACGTCGAGGCCAAGACGGTCACCGACGCGAAGGCCCGCTTCGAGAAGGCCGCCGCCCGGCTGCGCGCCGCCGCGAAGTCGCAGCCGAACATCAAGGTCATGGTCGGCTCCGCCAGCCAGGACCTCTTCTACGTCTCGCTCGCCAAGACGTCCGCGGACACCCTCTACTTCCAGGAGCTCGGTGTGCGGTTCGTCGAGCCGAAGGTCAACGCCGCCGGCTTCTTCGAGGAGCTGAGCTGGGAGAACGTGGACAAGTACGAGGCCGACATCATCATGATGGACAACCGGTCCTCGGCCCTCCAGCCCGACGCCCTGACGTCGAAGCCGACCTGGGCCCAGCTGCCCGCCGTCAAGGCCGGCCAGGTCGTCCCGCGCACGACGGAGCCCATCTACTCGTACGCCAAGTGCGCGCCGATCCTCGAGGACCTCGCCGAGGCCATCGAGAAGGCGAAGAAGGTCAGCTGA
- a CDS encoding acyl-CoA dehydrogenase family protein, with amino-acid sequence MSLDHRLTAEHEELRRTVEEFAHDVIAPKIGDFYERHEFPYEIVREMGRMGLFGLPFPEEYGGMGGDYLALGVALEELARVDSSVAITLEAGVSLGAMPVYRFGTEEQKQRWLPRLCSGEALGAFGLTEPDGGSDAGGTRTTAVLDEATDEWVINGSKCFITNSGTDITELVTVTAVTGRKENGAPRISSIIVPSGTPGFTVAAPYSKVGWNASDTRELSFADVRVPAANLLGEEGRGYAQFLRILDEGRIAISALSTGLAQGCVDESVKYARERHAFGKPIGANQAIQFKIADMEMRAHMARIGWRDAASRLLAGEPFKKEAAIAKLYSSTVAVDNAREATQIHGGYGFMNEYPVARMWRDSKILEIGEGTSEVQRMLIARELGIDA; translated from the coding sequence ATGTCCCTTGACCATCGGCTGACCGCCGAGCACGAGGAACTGCGCCGCACCGTCGAGGAGTTCGCCCACGACGTGATCGCCCCGAAGATCGGCGACTTCTACGAGCGTCACGAGTTCCCGTACGAGATCGTGCGGGAGATGGGGCGGATGGGGCTCTTCGGCCTGCCCTTCCCGGAGGAGTACGGCGGCATGGGCGGCGACTACCTCGCCCTCGGGGTCGCCCTGGAGGAGCTGGCCCGGGTCGACTCGTCCGTGGCGATCACCCTGGAGGCCGGGGTCTCGCTGGGCGCCATGCCCGTCTACCGCTTCGGCACCGAGGAGCAGAAGCAGCGGTGGCTCCCGAGGCTCTGTTCGGGCGAGGCACTCGGCGCGTTCGGGCTGACGGAGCCGGACGGCGGGTCCGACGCGGGCGGCACCCGGACGACGGCCGTGCTGGACGAGGCCACGGACGAGTGGGTCATCAACGGCTCCAAGTGCTTCATCACCAACTCCGGCACGGACATCACGGAGTTGGTGACGGTGACCGCGGTGACCGGCCGCAAGGAGAACGGCGCCCCACGCATCTCCTCGATCATCGTCCCCTCCGGCACCCCCGGCTTCACGGTCGCCGCCCCGTACTCGAAGGTCGGATGGAACGCCTCGGACACCCGTGAGCTGTCGTTCGCCGACGTGCGCGTCCCGGCGGCCAACCTCCTGGGCGAGGAGGGCCGCGGATACGCGCAGTTCCTGCGCATCCTGGACGAGGGCAGGATCGCCATCTCGGCGCTGTCGACGGGCCTGGCGCAGGGCTGCGTGGACGAGTCCGTGAAGTACGCGCGGGAGCGGCACGCCTTCGGCAAGCCGATCGGCGCCAACCAGGCCATCCAGTTCAAGATCGCGGACATGGAGATGCGGGCACACATGGCCCGGATCGGGTGGCGGGACGCGGCCTCCCGGCTGCTGGCGGGCGAGCCGTTCAAGAAGGAAGCGGCGATCGCGAAGCTGTACTCGTCCACGGTGGCGGTGGACAACGCGCGCGAGGCGACGCAGATCCACGGTGGGTACGGCTTCATGAACGAGTACCCGGTGGCCCGGATGTGGCGCGACTCCAAGATCCTGGAGATCGGCGAAGGCACGAGCGAGGTCCAGCGGATGCTGATCGCACGGGAGCTCGGGATCGACGCCTGA
- a CDS encoding hydroxymethylglutaryl-CoA lyase: MTSALPMRLPAEGLPARIRIHEVGARDGLQNEKAVVPTQVKAEFVRRLAVAGLSTIEATSFVHPKWVPQLADAEQLFPLLGDVADVGDVALPVLVPNERGLDRALALGARRIAVFGSATETFAARNLNRTVDGSLAMFEPVVARARAEAVHVRGYLSMCFGDPWEGAVPVGQVVRVARALMDLGCDELSLGDTIGVATPGHVVALLTALNESGVPTDAIGVHFHDTYGQALSNTLAALQQGVTTVDASAGGLGGCPYAKSATGNLATEDLVWMLDGLGVETGVDLGALTATSVWMAEQLGRPSPSRTVRALSHKE, from the coding sequence ATGACCAGCGCTCTGCCGATGCGCCTGCCGGCCGAGGGCCTGCCCGCCCGCATCCGTATCCATGAGGTGGGGGCCCGTGACGGCCTGCAGAACGAGAAGGCCGTCGTCCCGACGCAGGTGAAGGCGGAGTTCGTCCGCCGGCTCGCCGTGGCCGGGCTCTCGACGATCGAGGCGACCAGCTTCGTGCATCCGAAGTGGGTGCCCCAGCTCGCCGATGCGGAGCAGCTGTTCCCGCTGCTCGGGGACGTCGCGGACGTCGGGGACGTGGCTCTGCCCGTCCTCGTGCCGAACGAGCGCGGGCTGGACCGGGCGCTCGCACTCGGTGCCCGGCGGATCGCGGTGTTCGGTTCGGCGACCGAGACGTTCGCCGCCCGCAACCTCAACCGCACGGTGGACGGGTCGCTCGCCATGTTCGAGCCGGTCGTCGCCCGTGCCAGGGCGGAAGCGGTGCATGTGCGCGGCTACCTGTCCATGTGCTTCGGTGATCCGTGGGAGGGCGCGGTGCCGGTCGGACAGGTCGTCCGCGTCGCGAGGGCCCTGATGGACCTCGGCTGCGACGAGCTCTCCCTCGGCGACACGATCGGTGTCGCCACCCCGGGCCACGTGGTGGCCCTGCTGACCGCCCTGAACGAGTCGGGAGTGCCCACCGACGCGATCGGCGTGCACTTCCACGACACCTACGGCCAGGCGCTCTCCAACACCCTGGCCGCGCTCCAGCAGGGGGTGACGACGGTGGACGCCTCGGCGGGTGGTCTCGGCGGCTGTCCGTACGCCAAGAGCGCCACCGGCAATCTCGCCACCGAGGACCTCGTGTGGATGCTCGACGGCCTCGGTGTCGAAACGGGTGTCGATCTCGGCGCACTCACCGCCACGAGCGTGTGGATGGCCGAACAACTGGGCCGGCCCAGCCCGTCCCGCACTGTCCGTGCCCTCTCTCACAAGGAGTGA
- a CDS encoding biotin carboxylase N-terminal domain-containing protein, producing MFSTVLVANRGEIAVRVIRTLRELGVRSVAVFSDADADARHVREADTAVRIGPAPAAESYLSVERLLDAARRTGAEAVHPGYGFLAENAAFARACAEAGLVFIGPPAPAISLMGDKIRAKETVAAAGVPVVPGSSGSGLTDGELAGAAREIGMPVLLKPSAGGGGKGMRLVREEALLADEIAAARREARASFGDDTLLVERWIDRPRHIEIQVLADQDGGVVHLGERECSLQRRHQKIIEEAPSVLLDEETRAAMGEAAVQAARSCGYVGAGTVEFIVPGNDPASYYFMEMNTRLQVEHPVTELITGLDLVEWQLRVAAGERLPFSQAGITLTGHAVEARVCAEDPARGFLPSGGTVLALHEPQGGGVRTDSGLSEGVPVGSTYDPMLSKVIAYGPDRATALRRLRAALADTVVLGVPTNAGFLRRLLAHPAVVAGDLDTGLVEREVDSLVPEGVPEEVYAAAALLRQPSSPPAPGWVDPFSVPSGWRLGGTPAETFHHFRVPGHDPVRVGVRTGRDGTARLTFGHAGDREEPADACGPVPSLPGAEGSRLVAADPLHVTVELDGLTRTFSRASSPEGVWLGRDGDTWHVQDHDPVQASLGGAGRSGADTLAAPMPGTVTVVKVAVGDEVAAGQSLLVVEAMKMEHVISAPHAGTVSELDVTAGTAVAMDQILAVVTPREES from the coding sequence ATGTTCAGCACTGTTCTGGTCGCCAACCGCGGCGAGATCGCGGTCCGGGTCATCCGGACCCTGCGCGAGCTCGGCGTGCGGTCGGTCGCCGTCTTCAGCGACGCGGACGCGGACGCCCGGCATGTGCGGGAGGCCGATACGGCGGTACGCATCGGACCCGCGCCGGCCGCCGAGAGCTACCTCTCCGTGGAGCGGCTCCTGGACGCCGCGCGCCGTACGGGCGCGGAGGCCGTCCACCCCGGGTACGGCTTCCTCGCCGAGAACGCCGCCTTCGCCCGGGCGTGCGCGGAGGCGGGGCTCGTCTTCATCGGTCCTCCCGCCCCCGCGATCTCGCTGATGGGCGACAAGATCCGCGCGAAGGAGACGGTCGCCGCGGCCGGCGTCCCGGTGGTGCCCGGCTCCTCCGGGAGCGGGCTCACCGACGGCGAACTGGCCGGCGCGGCCCGCGAGATCGGTATGCCCGTCCTGCTGAAGCCCTCGGCCGGTGGTGGCGGCAAGGGCATGCGGCTGGTGCGCGAGGAGGCGCTGCTCGCGGACGAGATCGCGGCGGCGCGGCGCGAGGCGCGCGCCTCGTTCGGCGACGACACGCTGCTGGTCGAGCGGTGGATCGACCGGCCGCGCCACATCGAGATCCAGGTCCTGGCCGACCAGGACGGCGGTGTCGTGCACCTCGGCGAGCGCGAGTGCTCGCTGCAGCGCCGTCACCAGAAGATCATCGAGGAGGCCCCCTCGGTCCTGCTCGACGAGGAGACCCGGGCGGCGATGGGCGAGGCGGCCGTCCAGGCGGCGCGCTCCTGCGGCTACGTGGGCGCGGGCACGGTGGAGTTCATCGTCCCGGGCAACGACCCCGCCTCGTACTACTTCATGGAGATGAACACCCGGCTGCAGGTCGAGCACCCGGTCACCGAGCTGATCACCGGCCTCGACCTGGTCGAGTGGCAGCTGCGGGTGGCCGCCGGCGAGCGGCTCCCGTTCTCCCAGGCGGGCATCACGCTCACCGGGCACGCCGTCGAGGCCCGGGTCTGTGCGGAGGACCCGGCGCGCGGCTTCCTGCCGTCCGGCGGCACCGTGCTCGCGCTGCACGAGCCGCAGGGCGGCGGGGTCCGGACGGACTCGGGGCTCAGCGAGGGCGTGCCGGTCGGCAGCACGTACGACCCGATGCTGTCGAAGGTCATCGCGTACGGCCCCGACCGGGCGACGGCGCTGCGCCGGCTGCGGGCCGCGCTGGCGGACACCGTGGTGCTGGGCGTCCCGACGAACGCCGGGTTCCTGCGGCGGCTGCTGGCTCACCCGGCCGTCGTCGCGGGCGATCTCGACACCGGTCTGGTGGAGCGCGAGGTGGACTCGCTGGTGCCCGAGGGTGTGCCGGAGGAGGTCTACGCGGCGGCGGCACTGCTGCGGCAGCCGTCCTCGCCGCCCGCCCCGGGCTGGGTCGATCCGTTCTCCGTGCCCAGCGGCTGGCGGCTGGGCGGGACCCCGGCCGAGACCTTCCACCACTTCCGGGTCCCGGGCCACGACCCGGTGCGCGTGGGCGTGCGCACGGGGCGGGACGGCACGGCCCGGCTGACGTTCGGCCATGCCGGCGACCGGGAGGAGCCGGCCGACGCGTGCGGTCCGGTGCCCTCGCTGCCGGGAGCGGAGGGGTCGCGGTTGGTCGCGGCGGACCCGCTCCACGTCACCGTGGAACTCGACGGCCTCACCCGTACGTTCAGCCGGGCCTCCTCCCCGGAGGGCGTCTGGCTCGGCCGGGACGGGGACACCTGGCACGTCCAGGACCACGACCCGGTCCAGGCGTCGCTCGGCGGCGCCGGGCGCTCCGGCGCGGACACCCTCGCAGCGCCCATGCCCGGCACGGTCACGGTGGTGAAGGTGGCCGTCGGGGACGAGGTGGCGGCCGGGCAGAGCCTGCTGGTCGTCGAGGCGATGAAGATGGAGCACGTCATCTCCGCCCCGCACGCCGGCACGGTGAGCGAACTGGACGTCACGGCCGGTACCGCGGTCGCCATGGACCAGATCCTGGCCGTGGTGACTCCGAGGGAGGAATCATGA
- a CDS encoding carboxyl transferase domain-containing protein, with translation MQQAPVLASAADPASEAWQANEAAHHALAEELRTRLATARLGGGEKARARHVARGKLLPRERVDTLLDPGSPFLELAPLAAEGLYGGAAPAAGVIAGIGRVSGRECVIVANDATVKGGTYYPMTVKKHLRAQEVALENRLPCLYLVDSGGAFLPLQDEVFPDRDHFGRIFYNQARMSGAGIPQIAAVLGSCTAGGAYVPAMSDEAVIVRNQGTIFLGGPPLVKAATGEVVTAEELGGGEVHSRTSGVTDHLAEDDAHALRIVRNIVATLPERGALPWSVEPVEEPEVDPAGLYGAVPVDSRTPYDVREVIARVVDGSRFAEFKAEYGQTLVTGFARIHGHPVGIVANNGILFSESAQKGAHFIELCDQRSVPLVFLQNISGFMVGRDYEAGGIAKHGAKMVTAVACTRVPKLTVVVGGSYGAGNYSMCGRAYSPRFLWMWPNAKISVMGGEQAASVLATVKRDQIEGRGEQWPAEDEEAFKDPVRAQYEQQGNAYYATARLWDDGVIDPMETRQVLGLALTACANAPLGDPQFGVFRM, from the coding sequence ATGCAGCAGGCACCGGTCCTGGCGAGCGCGGCCGATCCCGCCTCGGAGGCCTGGCAGGCCAACGAGGCGGCGCATCACGCGCTCGCCGAGGAGCTGCGCACGCGGCTCGCCACGGCACGGCTCGGCGGGGGTGAGAAGGCCCGCGCCCGGCATGTGGCGCGCGGCAAGCTGCTGCCCCGGGAGCGTGTGGACACCCTCCTCGATCCCGGCTCACCCTTCCTGGAGCTGGCACCGCTGGCGGCCGAGGGGCTGTACGGGGGCGCCGCGCCGGCGGCCGGGGTGATCGCCGGTATCGGGCGGGTCAGCGGCCGCGAGTGCGTGATCGTCGCCAACGACGCGACCGTCAAGGGCGGCACGTACTACCCGATGACGGTGAAGAAGCACCTGCGCGCCCAGGAGGTGGCCCTGGAGAACCGGCTGCCCTGCCTGTATCTGGTGGACTCGGGGGGCGCGTTCCTCCCCCTGCAGGACGAGGTGTTCCCCGACCGGGACCACTTCGGGCGGATCTTCTACAACCAGGCCCGGATGTCGGGCGCGGGCATTCCGCAGATCGCCGCGGTGCTCGGCTCCTGCACGGCCGGCGGGGCGTACGTCCCGGCCATGAGCGACGAGGCCGTCATCGTCCGGAACCAGGGGACGATCTTCCTGGGCGGTCCGCCGCTGGTGAAGGCGGCCACCGGCGAGGTCGTCACGGCGGAGGAGCTCGGCGGCGGCGAGGTGCACTCCCGCACGTCGGGGGTCACCGACCACCTCGCCGAGGACGACGCGCACGCGCTGCGGATCGTCCGGAACATCGTGGCGACGCTCCCGGAGCGCGGGGCGCTCCCCTGGTCGGTGGAGCCGGTCGAGGAGCCCGAGGTCGATCCCGCCGGGCTGTACGGCGCGGTGCCGGTCGACTCCCGCACCCCGTACGACGTGCGGGAGGTCATCGCCCGGGTCGTGGACGGCTCCCGGTTCGCCGAGTTCAAGGCGGAGTACGGCCAGACGCTGGTCACCGGCTTCGCCCGGATCCACGGCCACCCCGTCGGCATCGTCGCCAACAACGGCATCCTGTTCTCGGAGTCGGCCCAGAAGGGCGCCCACTTCATCGAGCTGTGCGACCAGCGCTCCGTCCCGCTGGTCTTCCTGCAGAACATCTCCGGCTTCATGGTCGGCCGGGACTACGAGGCGGGCGGCATCGCCAAGCACGGCGCCAAGATGGTGACGGCCGTGGCGTGCACGCGGGTGCCGAAGCTGACCGTGGTCGTCGGCGGTTCGTACGGGGCGGGCAACTACTCCATGTGCGGGCGGGCGTATTCGCCGCGCTTCCTGTGGATGTGGCCCAACGCGAAGATCTCCGTGATGGGCGGCGAGCAGGCCGCCTCCGTGCTGGCCACGGTCAAGAGGGACCAGATCGAGGGGCGCGGTGAGCAGTGGCCCGCCGAGGACGAGGAGGCGTTCAAGGACCCGGTCCGCGCGCAGTACGAGCAGCAGGGCAACGCCTACTACGCCACCGCCCGGCTGTGGGACGACGGTGTGATCGACCCGATGGAGACCCGGCAGGTGCTGGGGCTCGCCCTGACCGCGTGTGCCAACGCCCCGCTGGGTGACCCCCAGTTCGGCGTCTTCCGGATGTGA
- a CDS encoding TetR/AcrR family transcriptional regulator, with amino-acid sequence MSTHAADRSAARAVSRVAAPTRREQILREAARLFAERGFHGVGVDEIGAAVGISGPGLYRHFPGKDAMLAELLVGISERLLEGGRLRVTEDAASPGSSPEALLDALIEGHIDFALDDRPLITLHDRELDRLRDTDRKRVRRLQRQYVEVWVEVVRALYPALAENEARVTVHAVFGLLNSTPHLARPEALPGRAATAALLHRLARGAFAAAAS; translated from the coding sequence ATGAGCACCCATGCCGCCGACCGCAGCGCCGCCCGTGCCGTCTCCCGGGTCGCGGCCCCCACCCGCCGCGAGCAGATCCTCCGGGAGGCCGCGCGCCTTTTCGCCGAACGCGGCTTCCACGGTGTCGGTGTCGACGAGATAGGGGCGGCGGTCGGCATCAGCGGCCCCGGCCTCTACCGTCACTTCCCCGGCAAGGACGCGATGCTCGCCGAGCTCCTCGTGGGGATCAGCGAGCGCCTGCTGGAGGGCGGCAGGCTGCGCGTGACCGAGGACGCCGCCTCTCCGGGCAGCTCCCCTGAGGCGCTCCTGGACGCCCTCATCGAGGGTCATATCGACTTCGCCCTGGACGACCGGCCCCTGATCACCCTCCACGACCGGGAGCTGGACCGGCTGCGCGACACCGACCGCAAGCGGGTGCGCCGGCTCCAGCGGCAGTACGTGGAGGTCTGGGTCGAGGTCGTACGCGCCCTGTACCCCGCCCTCGCGGAGAACGAGGCCCGCGTCACCGTCCACGCGGTGTTCGGCCTGCTGAACTCCACCCCCCATCTGGCCCGCCCCGAGGCGCTCCCCGGCCGTGCGGCGACGGCCGCCCTGCTGCACCGGCTGGCCCGCGGGGCTTTCGCCGCGGCCGCGTCGTGA
- a CDS encoding MarR family transcriptional regulator, whose translation MDGKKRPEATADQALQAMDRMIALAQFGQHDIAGRLGLNTTDLTCLGFVMEAAAAGATLTAGDLAERARLTTGGVTGVLNRLEKAGYARRRADPADRRRLHVVMDESAQARILAVYGPFYARLGALFADYGPDEIAVLTDWFGRAKEAMQDSLDEVRRGADGNGA comes from the coding sequence GTGGACGGCAAGAAGCGCCCGGAGGCGACGGCCGACCAGGCGCTGCAGGCGATGGACCGGATGATCGCGCTCGCGCAGTTCGGGCAGCACGACATCGCCGGACGGCTCGGCCTGAACACCACCGACCTGACCTGCCTCGGTTTCGTGATGGAGGCCGCCGCGGCAGGCGCGACGCTGACCGCCGGCGACCTGGCGGAGCGGGCGCGGCTGACCACCGGCGGGGTGACCGGCGTGCTCAACCGCCTGGAGAAGGCCGGGTACGCCCGGCGCCGGGCGGACCCGGCCGACCGGCGGCGCCTGCACGTGGTGATGGACGAGTCGGCGCAGGCGCGCATCCTCGCCGTGTACGGACCGTTCTACGCACGCCTGGGCGCCCTGTTCGCCGACTACGGGCCGGACGAGATCGCCGTGCTGACCGACTGGTTCGGCCGGGCGAAGGAGGCCATGCAGGATTCGCTCGACGAGGTCAGACGGGGAGCGGACGGGAACGGCGCCTGA
- a CDS encoding HGxxPAAW family protein, whose amino-acid sequence MSAHGDYDLGHTVAGWAGTAIGVLGSAVLGAAVITTSAAVLRLGLAVVVLAALTTWVLHLAGWGKPTGPRPPAGQGWRTRDTAARRGHPGCLGCRMAGRGRAAVVATPAPYAAPQQGDVPAGRGVRAGAV is encoded by the coding sequence GTGAGCGCACACGGTGACTACGACCTGGGCCACACCGTGGCCGGCTGGGCCGGTACGGCCATCGGCGTCCTGGGGAGCGCCGTGCTGGGAGCGGCCGTCATCACGACGTCCGCCGCGGTGCTCCGGCTGGGCCTGGCGGTCGTCGTGCTGGCGGCCCTGACCACCTGGGTGCTGCACCTGGCGGGATGGGGGAAGCCGACCGGCCCGCGCCCCCCGGCCGGCCAGGGCTGGCGGACCCGTGACACCGCCGCCCGGCGGGGCCACCCCGGCTGCCTCGGCTGCCGGATGGCGGGCCGCGGCCGGGCGGCCGTCGTGGCGACGCCCGCGCCGTACGCCGCCCCGCAGCAGGGCGACGTCCCCGCGGGGCGCGGGGTGCGTGCGGGGGCCGTCTAG
- a CDS encoding epoxide hydrolase family protein — translation MENSGNTASDASTTSGTAQVRPFRVEIPQADVDDLRHRLERTRWNTAVTGLDGWARGVPADYLKGLADYWAEEFDWRGAEARLNEFPQYITEIDGQDIHFAHVRSDRPDATPLLLVHDWPGSFVQFVDVIGPLSRDFHVVVTSTPGVGFSGPLSSTGWNTGRIAGAFTALMARLGYDRYGVQGNGGGAWIAAEMGRLAPGHVTGIHVNGLVTFPSEDPADFAGLTEGEQARLARLQDFRDDKMGFNVIQSTRPETVAYGLNDSPVGQLAWIMEKFKEWTDPAKELPEDAVDRDTLLTNVSVYWFTGTAGSSAHLYYEMAHDPAAWAPKERGTVPTAVAVALPSDVAIRRFAERDHHVVRWTEFGRGGNFLSLEQPELLVEDVREFFADLADLAALG, via the coding sequence ATGGAGAACAGCGGCAACACCGCATCGGACGCGTCCACCACGAGCGGGACCGCGCAGGTCCGGCCCTTCCGGGTGGAGATCCCGCAGGCCGATGTCGACGACCTGCGGCACCGTCTGGAGCGCACCCGCTGGAACACCGCGGTGACGGGCCTGGACGGCTGGGCGCGTGGCGTGCCCGCCGACTACCTGAAGGGCCTCGCCGACTACTGGGCCGAGGAGTTCGACTGGCGCGGGGCCGAGGCGCGGCTGAACGAGTTCCCGCAGTACATCACCGAGATCGACGGCCAGGACATCCACTTCGCGCACGTCCGCTCCGACCGGCCGGACGCCACGCCGCTGCTGCTCGTCCATGACTGGCCGGGGTCCTTCGTCCAGTTCGTCGACGTCATCGGGCCGCTGTCCCGGGACTTCCACGTCGTCGTCACCTCCACACCCGGGGTCGGCTTCTCCGGACCCCTCTCCTCGACCGGCTGGAACACCGGCCGCATCGCGGGGGCGTTCACCGCCCTGATGGCCCGCCTCGGCTACGACCGCTACGGCGTGCAGGGCAACGGCGGTGGTGCGTGGATCGCCGCCGAGATGGGCCGGCTCGCCCCCGGGCACGTCACCGGCATCCACGTCAACGGCCTGGTCACCTTCCCCTCGGAGGACCCCGCGGACTTCGCCGGCCTCACCGAGGGCGAGCAGGCCCGGCTGGCGCGGCTGCAGGACTTCCGCGACGACAAGATGGGCTTCAACGTCATCCAGTCCACCCGGCCGGAGACGGTGGCCTACGGGCTGAACGACTCACCCGTCGGGCAACTCGCCTGGATCATGGAGAAGTTCAAGGAGTGGACGGACCCCGCCAAGGAACTGCCCGAGGACGCGGTGGACCGTGACACCCTGCTGACCAACGTGAGCGTGTACTGGTTCACCGGCACGGCGGGGTCCTCGGCCCACCTGTACTACGAGATGGCCCACGACCCGGCCGCCTGGGCGCCCAAGGAGCGGGGCACCGTCCCGACGGCGGTGGCTGTCGCCCTGCCGTCCGATGTCGCGATCCGCCGGTTCGCCGAGCGCGATCACCACGTGGTGCGCTGGACCGAATTCGGCCGCGGTGGCAACTTCCTCTCCCTGGAACAGCCGGAGCTGCTGGTCGAGGACGTGCGGGAGTTCTTCGCGGACCTCGCGGACCTCGCGGCCCTCGGCTGA